In the genome of Terribacillus sp. FSL K6-0262, one region contains:
- a CDS encoding methyl-accepting chemotaxis protein: MKSITLSIKNKLIIAFIAILIIPSILVGTLSYISAKNELSDQLIGSASENVKILNGIIDDTIQPKIHDTQFFAANINQSMYDGMESPEIRTKLDQFIELHPELESVYVGTADGLMIQSPNNDRDDDYDPRERPWYKEAMENKGNVIITEPYESSSTKNTVVTIAATTTDNSGVVAMNVDLKQLQETVSGINIGKNGFAVVLDKNQNVIIHPNEASGTKAEGSYYDKQYKSASGGFEYEKDGEARELVFMTNETTGWKVSGIMSRTEIADATAPILITGIVVIVISLLIGALIIFSVIRSIIKPLNILKNTAEKVSEGDLTEKVDVKSKDELGLVSNAFNKMIDSLGNLIRKVEDESGHVAASSEELLASAEQTASATEQVAAGVQEITNGAEVQKKNVEDTAQALNEIAAGINKVAESVQSVTDLTAEAADQAKDGGESVSKTVQQMNTIYESVKESNKNIHSLQERSKEIGSIVNVIVGIADQTNLLALNAAIEAASAGEHGKGFAVVANEVRKLAEQSQASATQIEKLIQSIQEDTRVSVKVMESATQSVESGIAASNETTEKFEKIIQSVYDISPKMEDVAAISEQIAASIQEVAARANELSSIAKESASASETMANSTEEQLASMEEIAAAANALSSLAEELQASLRIFRL, encoded by the coding sequence ATGAAGAGCATCACACTCAGCATCAAAAACAAACTTATCATTGCTTTTATTGCAATACTCATCATCCCGAGTATACTCGTTGGGACGCTGTCTTATATAAGCGCCAAAAACGAACTTTCGGATCAGCTTATCGGAAGTGCAAGTGAAAACGTCAAAATTTTAAATGGAATCATCGATGATACCATTCAGCCCAAAATACATGACACACAATTCTTTGCCGCCAATATAAATCAGTCGATGTATGATGGCATGGAAAGCCCTGAAATAAGAACCAAGCTGGATCAATTCATCGAATTACATCCGGAACTTGAAAGTGTATATGTCGGTACCGCCGACGGACTCATGATTCAGTCCCCGAATAACGATAGAGATGATGACTACGATCCAAGAGAGCGACCATGGTATAAGGAAGCGATGGAAAATAAGGGGAATGTCATCATTACCGAACCCTATGAATCCAGCTCGACAAAGAACACAGTGGTGACCATTGCAGCGACCACAACGGATAATTCCGGTGTCGTGGCCATGAATGTCGATTTGAAACAGCTGCAGGAGACTGTCAGCGGAATCAATATTGGTAAAAATGGGTTTGCAGTAGTGCTGGATAAAAACCAGAATGTCATCATCCACCCAAATGAAGCGTCTGGGACCAAAGCAGAAGGTTCTTATTATGACAAGCAATATAAGAGCGCTTCAGGCGGATTCGAATACGAAAAAGATGGCGAGGCGCGCGAATTAGTCTTTATGACGAATGAAACGACTGGCTGGAAAGTATCCGGGATCATGTCACGGACCGAGATTGCCGATGCCACGGCTCCTATCCTTATCACCGGAATCGTTGTTATCGTCATATCCCTGCTGATCGGGGCTTTGATCATTTTCTCTGTCATCCGCTCGATCATCAAACCTTTGAATATATTGAAAAATACTGCTGAAAAAGTCAGTGAAGGAGATCTTACAGAAAAAGTCGACGTAAAATCAAAAGATGAGCTAGGACTTGTTTCCAATGCCTTCAATAAGATGATCGACAGCCTCGGTAATTTAATCAGAAAAGTAGAAGATGAATCCGGTCATGTAGCTGCATCTTCAGAGGAATTATTGGCAAGTGCGGAACAGACTGCCTCCGCGACCGAGCAGGTAGCTGCAGGGGTACAGGAAATTACGAACGGCGCCGAAGTACAAAAGAAAAATGTGGAAGATACCGCCCAAGCCTTGAACGAAATCGCAGCCGGCATCAATAAAGTGGCGGAAAGTGTGCAATCCGTAACCGATCTCACTGCTGAGGCAGCTGATCAAGCCAAAGACGGCGGAGAATCCGTCAGCAAAACCGTCCAGCAAATGAACACCATTTACGAATCCGTGAAAGAATCGAATAAAAACATCCATTCTTTGCAAGAGCGTTCAAAAGAGATCGGCAGTATCGTGAATGTCATCGTCGGCATCGCCGATCAAACGAATCTTCTGGCATTGAATGCTGCAATCGAAGCCGCTAGTGCCGGCGAACATGGCAAAGGCTTTGCCGTTGTCGCCAACGAGGTAAGGAAATTAGCCGAACAATCCCAAGCGTCAGCCACACAAATCGAAAAACTTATCCAGTCCATCCAGGAAGATACACGTGTATCCGTCAAAGTGATGGAATCTGCGACGCAGAGTGTGGAGAGCGGCATTGCTGCATCCAATGAAACAACAGAAAAATTCGAAAAAATCATCCAAAGCGTCTATGATATCTCACCTAAAATGGAAGACGTGGCAGCCATCTCCGAACAAATAGCTGCGAGCATTCAGGAAGTGGCAGCACGCGCAAATGAACTATCATCCATCGCCAAAGAAAGCGCATCTGCTTCCGAAACGATGGCAAATTCCACCGAAGAGCAATTGGCTTCCATGGAAGAAATCGCCGCAGCTGCGAACGCCTTGTCATCACTGGCAGAAGAACTGCAAGCTTCCTTGCGGATATTTAGATTATAG
- a CDS encoding AAA domain-containing protein, protein MTFNMTKYFRDSIASKLRIDFKNNEFAVASINEIQYGKTDKKHFDRLQNKKKFSQQTLPVILIVKSIKTIFDGQEKKYDKHELDDLNGIYYVPATLTSEGVLEPSDNKYPWIAREHLTPIIDQDIAVGSLNDFDEFFSDNFYRLKKMSSWEEYYTFVCDMYEQVTKTKITANLVNGMELDEKIYIIRDETINSTAALLKLYDHLLTSDLSQHILYQNFMKQEVTPLTPLLADNSSNMKKHLGQMGGEYPLSPSQRECLHHFNAMDEGEILAVNGPPGTGKTTLLQSLVANLFVERAIKKETAPVIVASSTNNQAVTNIIESFGKMEKQWTESDLETRWITGVDSFAVYFPSISKEEEAKRKGFQFTNPRGKHFFDKLESEDNIKESTAKMLNACKDYFGQAFTDILECESAIWERLTEVNGIRESLLSVMEEFNQQFTSEYDMETYIEILGRQRVQLEEQYNAISARIDEWIAHFNKLPKMIRWFGFLPNFKKRKEDRIRYFIQPEETYINESMNEDEIISIYSKKTQDIRNEMENLKSLESKVIDLTTKYKDYIRKLVDLKIVSSNDVNMNSLCGLNEFLDTTAKYASFWLAVHYYECRWLQARRLTDNQKGKNFPNVLQRMYENLSMVSPCFVMTFYQLPKMLLAYDNGKEHYLYDYIDLLIVDEAGQVSPEIAACSFSLAKRAVVVGDVHQIEPVWNINKSLDISLALSSGVINSIEEFDKLSDLGLNTSESSVMKVACKSCRYEKYSDRGLFLSEHRRCYDEIIEYCNRLVYKGNLKPKRGKAALDDDNKIASLSIKPLGHVQVTTAHSQKRAGSRYNEKEASKIAEWLNENFSAIKESYQGEEEKMLVGIITPFKAQVSVIKNKLSKELRTLVDVGTVHTFQGGERKIIIMSTVYGHNDGCFFIDANKSLLNVAVSRAKDSFLAFGDMGCLSNSESKPSSLLKRMTVKMHDFPMLNYN, encoded by the coding sequence ATGACGTTTAACATGACAAAGTATTTCAGGGATAGTATTGCTTCTAAACTAAGAATTGATTTTAAAAATAATGAATTTGCAGTTGCGTCCATCAATGAAATTCAATATGGCAAGACAGACAAAAAGCACTTTGACAGATTACAAAATAAAAAGAAATTCAGTCAGCAAACTCTTCCTGTCATACTTATAGTTAAGTCTATAAAAACAATCTTTGATGGCCAGGAAAAAAAGTATGACAAACATGAACTGGACGATTTAAATGGTATCTATTATGTTCCAGCAACGCTTACTTCTGAGGGGGTATTGGAACCATCTGATAATAAATATCCTTGGATAGCAAGGGAACATCTTACTCCGATAATAGACCAAGACATCGCTGTTGGATCACTGAACGACTTCGATGAATTTTTCAGTGATAATTTTTATAGACTCAAAAAAATGTCGAGTTGGGAAGAATACTATACATTTGTCTGTGATATGTATGAACAAGTCACTAAAACCAAAATCACTGCCAATCTGGTCAACGGTATGGAACTGGATGAAAAAATATATATTATCAGAGATGAAACGATAAACTCTACAGCGGCCCTGCTGAAGCTATATGATCATTTATTGACAAGTGATCTCAGTCAGCACATATTATATCAGAATTTTATGAAGCAAGAAGTAACTCCATTGACCCCTTTGCTCGCAGACAATTCCTCAAATATGAAAAAGCACCTGGGGCAAATGGGGGGAGAGTACCCTTTATCCCCATCACAAAGGGAATGCCTTCATCACTTTAATGCAATGGACGAAGGGGAAATTCTTGCTGTAAATGGGCCACCTGGTACAGGGAAAACAACATTGCTTCAATCATTAGTTGCAAATCTTTTTGTTGAACGAGCAATTAAGAAAGAAACCGCACCAGTGATAGTTGCATCGTCAACGAATAATCAAGCAGTAACAAATATTATTGAGTCGTTCGGAAAAATGGAGAAACAATGGACGGAAAGTGATTTGGAAACAAGATGGATAACAGGAGTTGATAGCTTTGCTGTGTACTTCCCCTCTATAAGTAAGGAGGAAGAAGCAAAAAGAAAGGGATTTCAGTTCACTAATCCGCGTGGTAAACATTTTTTCGATAAATTGGAAAGTGAAGATAACATAAAAGAATCTACTGCTAAAATGCTGAATGCTTGCAAGGATTATTTCGGACAAGCGTTTACTGATATTTTGGAATGCGAGTCAGCTATTTGGGAGAGACTTACAGAAGTTAACGGAATAAGAGAGAGCCTTTTGTCTGTAATGGAGGAATTTAATCAACAATTCACCAGTGAATACGATATGGAGACATACATTGAGATTTTAGGAAGGCAGCGTGTTCAGTTAGAGGAGCAGTATAATGCAATCAGCGCCAGAATCGATGAATGGATAGCTCATTTTAATAAGCTGCCAAAAATGATTCGATGGTTTGGTTTTTTGCCGAACTTTAAAAAGAGAAAGGAAGATCGTATCCGATACTTCATTCAACCGGAGGAAACATATATAAATGAGTCAATGAATGAAGATGAGATTATTTCTATATATAGTAAAAAAACACAGGATATAAGAAATGAAATGGAAAATCTAAAGAGCCTGGAGAGCAAAGTAATTGATCTTACAACAAAATATAAGGATTATATTAGAAAGTTAGTCGATTTAAAGATTGTAAGTTCAAATGATGTAAATATGAATTCATTATGTGGTCTCAATGAGTTCTTGGATACCACTGCTAAGTATGCTTCTTTCTGGCTGGCAGTCCATTACTATGAATGTCGATGGCTGCAGGCAAGGAGACTGACGGACAATCAGAAAGGAAAAAACTTTCCAAACGTTCTTCAAAGGATGTATGAGAACTTGAGTATGGTATCTCCATGTTTCGTTATGACTTTTTACCAGCTCCCTAAAATGTTATTGGCATATGATAACGGAAAAGAACATTATCTATATGATTACATCGATTTATTGATCGTAGATGAAGCGGGGCAGGTCTCACCGGAGATTGCAGCATGTTCTTTCTCTTTGGCCAAACGAGCTGTAGTGGTTGGTGATGTCCATCAAATCGAACCGGTATGGAATATTAATAAATCTTTGGATATTTCTTTGGCCCTTTCCAGTGGAGTCATCAATTCAATTGAAGAGTTTGACAAACTCAGTGATCTTGGTTTGAATACATCAGAATCCAGTGTTATGAAAGTGGCATGCAAGAGCTGCAGATATGAAAAATACAGCGATAGGGGATTATTCTTAAGTGAACATAGACGCTGTTATGATGAGATAATTGAATACTGCAACCGGTTGGTATACAAGGGGAATTTAAAGCCTAAAAGAGGAAAAGCTGCACTAGATGATGATAATAAGATAGCTAGCTTGTCCATAAAGCCTTTAGGGCACGTACAAGTCACTACTGCGCATTCTCAAAAAAGAGCTGGAAGCAGATATAATGAAAAAGAAGCAAGTAAAATTGCTGAATGGTTAAATGAGAATTTCTCAGCAATCAAGGAAAGCTATCAGGGTGAGGAGGAGAAAATGCTAGTAGGTATCATTACTCCATTCAAGGCACAAGTCTCTGTTATCAAGAACAAGCTTTCGAAAGAGCTACGGACGCTTGTGGATGTTGGAACTGTCCATACTTTTCAAGGTGGAGAAAGAAAAATCATCATCATGTCAACTGTTTATGGTCACAATGACGGATGTTTCTTTATTGATGCGAATAAAAGCTTATTGAACGTAGCCGTATCTCGCGCCAAAGACAGCTTTTTAGCGTTTGGGGATATGGGATGTTTATCGAACAGTGAAAGTAAGCCTAGCAGCCTGCTAAAGAGAATGACAGTGAAAATGCATGACTTTCCTATGCTAAACTATAATTGA